In the Ruminococcus sp. OA3 genome, one interval contains:
- a CDS encoding helix-turn-helix transcriptional regulator, with protein sequence MDEERYTDMIRYKPLWDVMKKRRITTYNLEKRGIAPKTLQILRHDKNITMMTAGRLCRILNCSITEIVEFVEDRQGMGE encoded by the coding sequence ATGGATGAGGAAAGATATACTGATATGATTAGATATAAGCCATTATGGGACGTCATGAAGAAGCGTAGGATTACAACATACAACCTTGAAAAGAGGGGGATTGCCCCCAAAACACTTCAAATTCTCAGGCACGATAAAAACATTACAATGATGACTGCCGGAAGGCTGTGCAGGATCTTAAATTGCAGCATAACAGAGATCGTTGAATTTGTAGAAGACAGACAGGGAATGGGGGAATAG
- a CDS encoding acyl-ACP--UDP-N- acetylglucosamine O-acyltransferase, translating into MKEYELYCEYYDTCSPKPRTSIEEIETDNIESYMSQFITDDATVSCNTNQNGDILYEICCAGIRKRYTFTEI; encoded by the coding sequence ATGAAAGAATATGAATTATACTGTGAATACTATGACACCTGTTCACCCAAGCCCCGTACCTCAATTGAAGAAATAGAAACTGATAACATTGAAAGCTATATGTCTCAGTTTATTACGGACGATGCAACAGTTTCCTGTAATACTAACCAGAACGGTGACATCTTATATGAGATATGTTGTGCCGGCATCCGAAAACGCTATACCTTCACAGAAATATAA
- a CDS encoding sporulation initiation factor Spo0A C-terminal domain-containing protein: MTLRDVITLIQSISGHPCHKSYYCLALAVYYSCQLPFYTGLNLERQVYPLISQETGLPVKSIARSISRASSDCWEYGDHTKLEQIVKRKLIEPPSPKELILYLCTYLTDLPAF; this comes from the coding sequence ATGACTTTAAGAGATGTTATTACACTGATTCAGTCCATATCCGGACATCCATGCCACAAAAGTTATTATTGCCTGGCTTTGGCGGTTTACTACAGCTGTCAACTGCCTTTTTATACGGGACTCAATCTGGAACGGCAGGTGTATCCGTTGATCTCTCAGGAAACCGGCCTGCCTGTAAAATCGATTGCCAGAAGCATATCCAGAGCTTCCAGCGATTGTTGGGAGTATGGTGATCACACGAAACTGGAACAGATCGTAAAACGAAAACTAATTGAACCACCCTCTCCCAAAGAACTGATCCTATATCTCTGTACATATCTTACTGATTTGCCAGCATTTTGA
- a CDS encoding anaerobic ribonucleoside-triphosphate reductase activating protein, which produces MRIHGFNKLTLLDYPGKVGCTVFVGNCNFRCPFCHNAGLVISPENEPVLDEEEVLSVLKKRQGILEGVCITGGEPTLSGDLGEFLVKIKRLDYPIKLDTNGYKPQTLKELTEEKLIDYVAMDIKNSRQKYALTTGVSQIDISRIEESVSYLMKSSLEYEFRTTVTRELHQISDFVAIGEWLKGCSRYFLQAYRETETVISPVFSGYSQNELQHFADLLREWIPTVDIRGAD; this is translated from the coding sequence ATGCGGATCCATGGATTTAATAAACTGACTTTGCTAGATTACCCTGGCAAAGTCGGCTGTACGGTATTTGTGGGCAACTGTAATTTTCGATGTCCATTCTGTCACAACGCCGGACTGGTGATATCTCCGGAGAATGAACCGGTGCTGGATGAGGAAGAAGTACTTTCTGTTCTTAAAAAGCGTCAGGGGATATTGGAAGGTGTATGTATAACAGGCGGGGAGCCGACCCTGTCCGGAGACCTCGGCGAGTTTCTGGTAAAGATTAAACGGCTTGATTATCCGATAAAACTGGATACAAATGGATATAAACCACAGACGTTAAAAGAACTGACGGAAGAAAAGTTGATTGATTATGTGGCTATGGATATAAAAAACAGCCGTCAGAAATACGCACTGACAACAGGCGTTTCTCAGATTGATATCAGCAGAATTGAAGAGTCCGTCTCTTATCTGATGAAAAGTTCTCTGGAATATGAGTTTCGTACAACGGTGACCAGAGAACTTCATCAGATTTCAGATTTCGTAGCAATCGGAGAATGGCTGAAAGGGTGCTCTCGCTATTTTCTACAGGCTTATCGGGAAACAGAAACTGTAATATCACCTGTATTTTCCGGATACAGCCAGAACGAACTGCAGCATTTTGCAGATCTGCTCAGGGAGTGGATACCAACTGTAGATATCAGAGGAGCAGATTAG
- a CDS encoding Rrf2 family transcriptional regulator: MLFTKESDYAIRIVRALRSGEKIRAKDICECEEIPEAFAYKILKKLEKAQIVRVTRGTHGGCMLVKNPEELYLYDIILAIEPDFAITHCMRKSCSRNLPDQPCQVHAELIRVQKLLQDELKSKSLADILR, from the coding sequence ATGCTGTTCACAAAAGAAAGCGATTATGCAATCCGCATTGTGCGGGCGCTGAGAAGCGGGGAAAAAATCAGAGCCAAAGATATCTGTGAATGTGAAGAGATTCCAGAGGCTTTTGCATATAAAATATTAAAGAAGCTGGAGAAAGCACAGATTGTCCGTGTGACTCGTGGAACACATGGTGGATGCATGCTTGTTAAAAACCCGGAAGAATTATATCTGTATGATATTATTTTGGCCATAGAACCTGATTTTGCAATCACACACTGCATGAGAAAGAGTTGCAGCAGGAACCTGCCGGACCAGCCATGTCAGGTGCATGCGGAATTGATCAGGGTGCAAAAACTGCTTCAGGACGAACTGAAATCAAAATCGCTTGCAGATATTTTGAGGTAA
- the tadA gene encoding tRNA adenosine(34) deaminase TadA produces MEQHEKYMKEAMRQAKKAYALNEVPIGCVIVCQDKIIARGYNRRNTDKNTLSHAEMNAIRKASKKLGDWRLEGCTMYITLEPCQMCAGAIVQARIDRVVIGSMNPKAGCAGSLLNLLEMDKFNHQVEVIRGVLAEECSQMLSEFFKELRIRKKTKKSVDEKGGS; encoded by the coding sequence ATGGAGCAACATGAAAAGTACATGAAAGAGGCAATGCGCCAGGCAAAAAAGGCATATGCATTAAATGAAGTACCGATCGGCTGTGTAATCGTCTGTCAGGATAAGATTATTGCCCGTGGATATAATCGAAGAAACACGGATAAGAATACACTTTCCCATGCAGAAATGAATGCAATCCGGAAAGCAAGTAAAAAGCTGGGAGACTGGCGTTTGGAAGGGTGTACGATGTATATAACGCTTGAACCATGTCAGATGTGTGCAGGAGCTATTGTGCAGGCAAGAATAGACCGCGTGGTAATCGGCAGTATGAACCCAAAAGCAGGGTGTGCAGGCTCTTTGCTAAACCTTTTGGAGATGGATAAATTTAATCACCAGGTGGAAGTCATCCGGGGGGTTCTTGCTGAAGAATGCAGTCAGATGCTGTCAGAGTTCTTTAAAGAACTGCGAATCCGGAAAAAAACAAAGAAATCCGTTGACGAAAAGGGCGGTTCATAA